The Candidatus Pantoea soli genome window below encodes:
- a CDS encoding class I mannose-6-phosphate isomerase → MQAYPLKLTTPLATHIFGGQRIQQQLGKAGLPDTRVAETWEISDVDGMIASVTNGALAGRTLRELVERYPDEMVAPGWRGPHFPLLSKFIDGTGMLPVHLHANDALAQQREQQPNGKTEAWHILWAAPDATCLLGVRDGVDNAQLKAALLAEEYDAVMHRVPVKTGDTFYVPGGLLHSFGPDTLIYEIEQTSNIQQHAMPWQMEDGAPIPRNVQEKNIDALLAELRPELRARPQRGLTLQQQDLTRLFCCAGPYFALERWRFQQPQHVHFSSARILSNLGDPLTVEANGVSVELGRAESLLLPAALEAVTLREAGELLVGYVPDLAREVIAPLRQAGYDEAAIAQLGDPSGTLK, encoded by the coding sequence ATGCAGGCTTATCCTCTGAAGCTGACCACGCCGCTGGCCACGCATATCTTTGGTGGTCAGCGCATTCAGCAGCAGCTTGGTAAGGCCGGGCTGCCAGACACGCGCGTGGCGGAAACCTGGGAAATCAGCGATGTTGACGGCATGATTGCCTCGGTAACCAACGGTGCGCTGGCAGGCAGGACGCTGCGCGAGCTGGTTGAACGCTATCCGGATGAGATGGTTGCGCCCGGCTGGCGCGGCCCGCATTTTCCGCTGCTCAGCAAATTTATCGACGGAACCGGCATGCTGCCGGTCCATCTGCACGCGAATGATGCGCTGGCGCAGCAGCGTGAACAGCAGCCGAACGGCAAAACCGAAGCCTGGCATATTTTGTGGGCGGCGCCGGACGCGACCTGCCTGCTGGGCGTGCGTGACGGCGTGGATAACGCGCAGCTGAAGGCAGCGCTGCTGGCGGAAGAGTATGACGCGGTGATGCATCGCGTGCCGGTGAAAACCGGTGATACCTTCTACGTGCCTGGCGGTCTGCTGCACAGTTTTGGCCCGGACACGCTGATTTATGAAATCGAGCAGACCTCCAATATCCAGCAGCACGCGATGCCGTGGCAGATGGAGGATGGCGCGCCTATCCCGCGCAACGTGCAGGAGAAAAATATCGACGCGCTGCTGGCGGAACTGCGTCCAGAACTGCGCGCCCGGCCGCAACGCGGTCTGACCCTGCAGCAGCAGGATTTAACGCGGCTGTTCTGCTGCGCCGGGCCTTACTTTGCGCTGGAGCGCTGGCGTTTTCAGCAGCCGCAGCATGTCCATTTCAGCAGCGCGCGTATTCTTTCTAACCTCGGCGATCCGCTAACGGTGGAAGCCAATGGCGTCAGCGTGGAACTGGGTCGTGCTGAATCGCTGCTGCTGCCTGCCGCGCTTGAGGCGGTGACGCTGCGCGAGGCCGGTGAGCTGCTGGTTGGTTACGTGCCGGACCTGGCGCGTGAGGTGATTGCGCCGCTGCGTCAGGCGGGCTATGACGAGGCGGCGATCGCACAGCTGGGCGATCCCAGCGGCACGCTAAAATAG
- a CDS encoding glucose 1-dehydrogenase, translating into MTDRPQHPQQAQQQAWPGSFLQMEPKPDHGETRYQGSGRLKGKTALITGGDSGIGRAVAIAYAREGADVVISYLDEHDDARDTAKLVEEAGQQALLIAGDITEAAHCRSIVAQTAERFGKIDIVVNNAAFQMTRQSLDEISDDEFDRTMKTNLYAMFYICKAAVPHMPSGGSIINTASVNADQPKPKLLAYSATKAAIVNFSGSLAALLAEKGIRANAVAPGPIWTPLIPATMPPEQVESFGGEVPLQRMGQPAELAPTYVMLASDEASYISGATIAVTGGVAVI; encoded by the coding sequence ATGACAGACCGTCCACAACATCCGCAACAGGCACAACAGCAGGCATGGCCCGGCAGTTTTCTGCAGATGGAACCGAAACCCGATCACGGTGAAACCCGCTACCAGGGTTCCGGCCGCCTGAAAGGAAAAACCGCCCTGATTACCGGTGGCGATTCCGGTATTGGTCGCGCCGTGGCTATCGCCTATGCCCGGGAAGGCGCCGACGTGGTGATTTCCTACCTTGATGAGCATGATGACGCCCGGGACACCGCGAAGCTGGTGGAAGAAGCGGGCCAGCAGGCGCTGCTGATTGCCGGCGATATTACCGAAGCGGCCCACTGCCGCAGCATTGTGGCGCAGACGGCGGAACGCTTCGGTAAAATCGATATCGTGGTCAATAATGCAGCGTTTCAGATGACGCGCCAGTCGCTGGATGAGATCAGCGATGATGAGTTTGACCGCACCATGAAGACCAATCTCTACGCGATGTTTTATATCTGTAAGGCTGCGGTACCGCATATGCCGTCCGGCGGCTCCATCATCAATACTGCGTCCGTGAATGCCGACCAGCCGAAACCGAAGCTGCTGGCTTACTCGGCGACGAAAGCGGCGATTGTGAATTTCTCCGGCAGCCTTGCCGCGCTGCTGGCGGAAAAGGGCATCCGCGCCAACGCCGTCGCCCCAGGGCCTATCTGGACGCCGCTGATTCCGGCCACCATGCCGCCGGAACAGGTCGAGAGCTTTGGCGGTGAAGTGCCGCTGCAGCGTATGGGACAGCCGGCTGAACTGGCCCCCACCTACGTGATGCTGGCGAGCGATGAGGCCAGCTATATCTCCGGCGCGACCATTGCCGTTACGGGCGGTGTCGCGGTTATCTGA
- a CDS encoding TNT domain-containing protein produces the protein MEPGKIIFRYGYPGGTYTSPVGTPYSMCALPVANNNKDYTVYELLKPMTNVQKSKIAPWFGEIGLGTQYKLCQSVRKYVDSGHLKEIKK, from the coding sequence TTGGAGCCTGGAAAAATAATTTTTCGTTATGGATATCCGGGGGGTACATATACTTCACCGGTTGGTACACCATATTCGATGTGTGCATTGCCCGTTGCGAATAATAATAAAGATTATACTGTTTATGAACTTCTTAAACCCATGACAAATGTACAGAAAAGCAAAATTGCTCCCTGGTTTGGTGAAATCGGCTTGGGGACGCAGTATAAATTATGTCAATCAGTGCGGAAATACGTAGATTCTGGACACCTGAAAGAAATAAAAAAATAA
- a CDS encoding RHS repeat-associated core domain-containing protein, which produces MFEAARVGDDIGHSHALAGMIAGTIVGGLIAAAGGIAAGALMIAGIGASCLGIGVLLVGTSLAVGYFTGELATKARDSIADAGAASMAKEGIIATGSHNVFINGRPAALATNSMVECARDAGSQQMAEGSSRVYINGLPAARLGDQTTCGGKVMTGSADVIIGGEPEQTLPIQSEVPEWLYKASDMTLLFAGLLGGAGGAAGKVGALGKLLSKIPGINKLARVACRAGVLMTSAAAVGIIARPVDIVSGQKFLAGDDELDFVLLSRLPVVWQRYWRSGNPGDSVLGRGWSLFWETRLEKYHDGLVWRAPSGDYVPFPLVPKGQRTFCEPEKRWLEHHQDDTWSVYDISGERWCYSPLRNNSPSLPLRLTEPCGNDILFDWNDDHTLHALTDSAGQRVVCHYQTASGQNRLAGVWLDDEICLVSYRYDDKARLMSVTGRGGQVRRRFSWYDDGDGTDLLRSHEDSNGLLNEYLWRNIDGLPRVVAYRNSAGEQLDFEYDFMNGTRRAIREDGAQAHWLVDDDDDVARFTDYDGRQTGFVCRDGELCDIILPDGAMRRSQWDRYGRLTSETDPAGRTTEYYWFRNTDRITRTVFPDSTATQSVYDLNGRLLSETDALNHTTTYHYPDEEETLPDRITDARGGDVLLVWNHQGLLTQRTDCSGSVTRFTYDRFGQLITSEDAEGNLTRREWNDAGQLTAVIRADGSHETLRWNEHGQLAAWRDPLESEVRWHYSALGLPESVTDRTGRTRRWHYDPRGNLLRLENGNGGEYRFTYDPTGHPLSEDRPDDTIRQMEWNARGLLTTLMESGRPDDDGGIPRRAQQFSYDSSGLLTTRTTRDAQYHYQRNNSGQLTGLTRKPTADGMARGIEADEIQFTFDAAGNLLAEQGANGELHSAYDVLGNLTALTLPGGQQISWLHYGSGHVSAIRFNQQIISELTRDRLHREVARTQGTREQTRQYDSLGRRTRQRSFTPDLPEQTIFERAFSYTGRGELSDVSDTLRGNTIYGYDEEGRFLRHYEARPDHTNRTFRYDAADNLLPDNDLPALPLRDNRLTHWQNLFMKYDWWGNLVSRRSGLYEQHYEYDAENRLIRAEGTGPEGRFTAHYHYDGLGRRTRKTITTQHGTTETRFLWQGLRLLQEQQQNGQCQTYVYDPNETYSPLARIDHLRDENSGEVLWFTTDLNGAPLDITDEQGQLRWSGHYGSFGEVARQTEGFHRLAQQTALAHQPLRYAGQYADNETGLHYNLFRYYDPKIGRFTVQDPIGLQGGWNLYQYAPNPLGWIDPWGLSRYPGVDFSGSDALYPHGENIVKIPMTGSRYGDFKAANELANYKNSVGNITGKSHPDGYTWHHLNDYDPITNTSTMQLVETSAHEATFPHSGSVSQYEQYHGVKYESLEAKKTAKSLNCK; this is translated from the coding sequence ATGTTTGAAGCGGCACGCGTGGGTGATGATATTGGCCATTCTCATGCGCTGGCAGGGATGATTGCCGGTACGATTGTCGGTGGACTGATTGCCGCAGCAGGGGGTATTGCCGCCGGGGCCTTGATGATTGCCGGTATCGGTGCGTCATGCCTGGGTATAGGTGTGCTGCTGGTCGGCACCAGCCTGGCGGTGGGGTATTTTACGGGCGAACTGGCAACGAAGGCCAGAGACAGCATTGCGGATGCCGGGGCCGCCAGTATGGCGAAGGAAGGCATTATCGCCACCGGCTCGCATAACGTGTTCATTAATGGCAGACCTGCCGCCCTTGCCACCAATAGCATGGTGGAATGTGCCCGGGATGCTGGCTCTCAGCAGATGGCTGAAGGCTCCTCACGCGTTTACATCAATGGCCTGCCTGCTGCCCGCCTCGGCGATCAGACCACCTGTGGTGGTAAGGTCATGACCGGTTCCGCAGATGTGATTATCGGCGGTGAGCCGGAACAGACCCTGCCAATACAGTCAGAAGTCCCGGAATGGCTCTATAAAGCCTCTGACATGACGCTGTTATTTGCCGGACTGCTCGGTGGCGCGGGCGGAGCAGCAGGCAAAGTCGGGGCGCTGGGAAAACTGCTCAGTAAAATTCCGGGTATCAACAAACTGGCCCGCGTCGCCTGTCGCGCTGGTGTGCTGATGACCAGTGCCGCCGCCGTGGGGATTATCGCCCGCCCGGTCGACATTGTCAGCGGGCAGAAGTTTCTCGCCGGTGATGACGAACTGGACTTTGTATTACTGTCCCGTCTGCCGGTTGTCTGGCAGCGTTACTGGCGCAGTGGTAATCCCGGCGACAGCGTGCTGGGCCGTGGCTGGTCACTTTTCTGGGAAACCCGACTTGAAAAATATCACGACGGGCTGGTGTGGCGTGCACCGTCCGGTGATTACGTTCCCTTTCCTCTCGTGCCGAAAGGACAGCGAACCTTCTGTGAACCGGAGAAGCGCTGGCTGGAACACCATCAGGACGATACCTGGTCAGTGTATGACATCAGCGGCGAACGCTGGTGTTACTCACCTCTGCGTAACAATTCCCCTTCCCTGCCGCTGCGACTCACCGAACCCTGTGGTAACGATATTCTTTTTGACTGGAATGACGACCATACCCTGCATGCACTCACCGACAGCGCCGGGCAGCGCGTAGTCTGCCATTATCAGACCGCCAGTGGCCAAAACCGCCTTGCCGGAGTCTGGCTGGATGATGAAATCTGCCTGGTCAGCTACCGCTACGATGACAAGGCCAGGCTGATGAGCGTCACCGGACGCGGCGGTCAGGTACGCCGCCGTTTCAGCTGGTATGACGACGGGGACGGTACGGATTTACTGCGCAGCCATGAGGACAGCAACGGGCTTCTGAATGAATACCTGTGGCGGAACATTGATGGTCTGCCGCGCGTGGTAGCATATCGCAACAGCGCGGGCGAGCAGCTTGATTTTGAATACGATTTTATGAACGGCACCCGTCGCGCCATCCGCGAAGATGGCGCACAGGCACACTGGCTGGTTGACGACGATGACGATGTTGCACGTTTCACCGATTATGACGGTCGCCAGACCGGCTTCGTCTGTCGTGATGGCGAGTTGTGCGACATTATCCTGCCCGATGGAGCCATGCGGCGCAGTCAGTGGGACCGTTATGGCCGTCTCACGTCAGAAACTGACCCGGCAGGACGCACCACTGAGTATTACTGGTTCAGAAACACTGATCGCATTACCCGAACAGTTTTCCCGGATTCAACAGCCACTCAGTCTGTATATGACCTGAACGGTCGCCTGCTGTCGGAAACCGATGCACTGAATCACACCACCACGTATCACTACCCTGATGAAGAAGAAACGCTGCCTGACCGCATCACCGATGCGAGGGGCGGAGACGTGCTGCTGGTGTGGAACCATCAGGGACTGCTGACGCAACGCACTGACTGCTCCGGCAGCGTGACCCGCTTTACCTATGATCGGTTCGGTCAGCTTATCACCAGTGAGGACGCCGAAGGCAACCTCACACGCCGCGAATGGAACGATGCAGGACAGCTTACCGCCGTCATTCGGGCTGATGGCAGTCATGAAACGTTACGATGGAACGAGCATGGGCAACTTGCGGCCTGGCGAGACCCGCTGGAAAGTGAGGTTCGCTGGCACTATTCCGCGCTTGGACTGCCAGAAAGCGTTACCGACCGCACGGGACGAACCCGCCGCTGGCACTATGATCCGAGAGGCAATCTGCTGCGTCTGGAAAACGGCAACGGTGGCGAGTACCGTTTTACATATGACCCGACAGGCCACCCTCTGAGCGAAGACCGCCCGGACGACACCATCCGTCAGATGGAATGGAACGCGCGTGGACTGCTCACCACGCTGATGGAAAGCGGCAGGCCGGACGACGATGGCGGCATCCCGCGACGCGCTCAGCAGTTCAGCTATGACAGTAGCGGCCTGCTGACCACACGCACTACCCGTGATGCTCAGTACCATTACCAGCGTAACAACAGCGGGCAGCTTACCGGCCTGACCCGCAAGCCAACCGCCGATGGCATGGCGCGGGGAATTGAAGCAGATGAAATTCAGTTTACCTTTGACGCGGCAGGAAACCTGCTCGCTGAACAGGGAGCCAACGGTGAACTGCATTCTGCGTATGACGTTCTGGGTAATCTTACTGCGCTGACCCTGCCCGGCGGCCAGCAGATAAGCTGGCTGCATTACGGTTCCGGCCACGTCAGTGCCATCCGCTTTAATCAGCAAATCATATCCGAATTGACCCGCGACCGCCTTCACAGGGAGGTGGCCCGCACTCAGGGAACCCGTGAACAGACCCGCCAGTATGACAGTCTCGGCAGACGTACCCGGCAGCGCAGCTTCACACCCGACCTGCCGGAACAGACAATCTTCGAACGCGCCTTCAGCTACACCGGGCGGGGGGAACTATCAGACGTCAGTGACACCCTGCGTGGCAATACAATTTATGGCTATGATGAGGAAGGCCGTTTTCTCAGGCACTACGAAGCCCGCCCGGACCACACTAACAGGACGTTCCGCTACGACGCTGCGGATAACCTGCTGCCGGATAATGACCTCCCTGCCCTGCCGCTGAGGGATAACCGCCTGACGCACTGGCAGAACCTGTTTATGAAATATGACTGGTGGGGTAACCTCGTCAGTCGCCGAAGTGGTCTGTATGAACAGCATTATGAATACGACGCGGAAAACCGGCTGATACGGGCAGAAGGCACCGGACCGGAAGGCCGATTTACCGCACACTACCATTATGATGGACTGGGCCGCCGCACCCGCAAGACGATCACCACACAACACGGCACCACGGAGACGCGCTTCCTCTGGCAGGGCTTGCGACTGTTGCAGGAACAGCAGCAGAACGGGCAATGCCAGACCTATGTTTACGACCCGAACGAAACATACAGCCCGCTGGCGCGTATTGACCATTTGCGTGACGAAAATAGTGGGGAGGTTCTGTGGTTCACAACCGATCTGAACGGTGCACCGCTGGATATCACTGATGAACAGGGACAGCTCCGATGGAGCGGTCATTACGGGAGTTTTGGTGAGGTTGCACGGCAGACGGAAGGCTTCCACAGACTCGCGCAGCAAACTGCCCTCGCTCATCAGCCACTGCGCTATGCCGGGCAGTACGCGGACAATGAAACGGGTCTGCACTATAATCTTTTCAGGTATTACGATCCTAAGATTGGACGCTTTACGGTTCAAGACCCCATAGGATTACAGGGAGGCTGGAATCTTTATCAGTATGCTCCGAATCCGCTGGGTTGGATTGATCCGTGGGGACTGTCAAGATATCCTGGGGTCGATTTCTCAGGAAGCGATGCACTTTATCCTCATGGTGAAAATATTGTAAAAATACCAATGACAGGCAGTCGTTATGGCGACTTTAAGGCAGCAAACGAATTGGCAAATTACAAAAACTCAGTTGGGAATATTACAGGTAAATCACATCCAGATGGCTATACCTGGCACCATTTAAATGATTATGATCCCATAACGAATACTTCTACCATGCAACTTGTAGAGACAAGCGCTCATGAAGCCACTTTCCCTCACTCCGGCTCAGTGAGCCAATATGAACAGTATCATGGTGTTAAATATGAATCACTTGAAGCCAAGAAAACTGCAAAATCATTGAATTGTAAATAG
- the mtfA gene encoding DgsA anti-repressor MtfA, whose translation MFRWPWSAQIEASVAALPWQAALAQPIFSLLTDDEQLALIALARRFLQQKKITPLQGPEPDALLLARLALLFCLPVLKLGLEWLDGFHEVLIYPAPFSVDDRWEDDHGLVHQASAVHAGQSWTQGPIVLNTLDILDAFDLSGYNLVIHEVAHKLDARGSGYTSGIPAIPLRDVAGWEKDLLQAMQEIEAEVDSVGEQAATIDPYAASDPAECFAVLSEYFFSAPDLLMQRFPAMYQHLKQFYRQDPGARLARSAPESA comes from the coding sequence ATGTTCAGATGGCCGTGGAGTGCGCAGATTGAAGCTTCCGTTGCCGCGCTGCCGTGGCAAGCGGCGCTGGCGCAGCCGATTTTTTCCCTGCTGACGGATGATGAACAGCTGGCCCTGATCGCGCTGGCCCGGCGTTTTCTGCAGCAGAAAAAAATCACGCCGCTGCAGGGCCCTGAGCCGGATGCGCTTTTGCTGGCACGGCTGGCGCTGCTGTTCTGCCTGCCGGTGCTGAAACTGGGCCTGGAGTGGCTGGACGGTTTTCATGAGGTGCTGATTTACCCGGCCCCGTTCAGCGTGGATGACCGCTGGGAGGATGACCACGGCCTGGTGCATCAGGCCAGCGCGGTGCATGCGGGACAAAGCTGGACCCAGGGGCCGATAGTGCTTAACACGCTGGATATTCTCGATGCCTTTGACCTCTCCGGCTACAACCTGGTGATTCATGAAGTGGCGCACAAACTGGATGCGCGCGGCAGCGGCTATACCAGCGGCATTCCGGCGATTCCCCTGCGGGACGTCGCCGGCTGGGAAAAAGATCTGCTGCAGGCGATGCAGGAGATTGAAGCCGAAGTGGACAGTGTCGGAGAACAGGCGGCCACTATCGATCCTTACGCCGCCAGCGATCCGGCGGAGTGTTTTGCCGTGCTGTCAGAATATTTTTTCAGCGCGCCCGATCTGCTGATGCAGCGCTTTCCGGCCATGTACCAGCATCTGAAGCAGTTTTACCGGCAGGATCCCGGCGCCCGGCTGGCGCGTTCAGCACCGGAATCTGCTTAA
- a CDS encoding HNH endonuclease signature motif containing protein: MDVNPDVTISYSGDSVLDFQSANEIADLIQKSTPEGYVWHHLDDYGPKINTGTRQLVEQNAHSGIPHSGGVIQYKAATGKSYTPPAKFGEKKSYS, translated from the coding sequence TTGGATGTCAATCCGGATGTAACTATAAGTTATTCTGGTGATTCCGTTCTTGACTTTCAGTCAGCAAATGAAATCGCCGATCTTATTCAAAAATCTACTCCAGAAGGCTATGTATGGCACCATTTAGATGATTATGGCCCTAAAATCAACACAGGTACGAGGCAACTTGTAGAACAGAATGCGCATTCAGGAATTCCCCATAGCGGCGGTGTAATTCAATATAAAGCTGCTACTGGAAAAAGCTATACACCCCCAGCGAAATTCGGAGAAAAAAAATCATATTCTTAG
- a CDS encoding DcrB-related protein yields MSENLPLCVFTEGRITLPDHYQDRTVNVFAFPGENTPAFNISRDSLNDVETLSAYIDRQLTLMQKHLKGWKQTERVPAVLGNNLLQGECVHASYLRDGKRIFQQQAVFNTSENHVLVFTMTCTAILTAGNNQQFQALLASFSFNT; encoded by the coding sequence ATGTCTGAAAATCTCCCTCTCTGCGTTTTTACCGAAGGCCGCATCACCCTTCCCGATCACTATCAGGATCGCACCGTTAATGTCTTCGCCTTTCCCGGTGAGAATACGCCTGCTTTTAACATCTCCCGCGATTCGCTGAATGATGTCGAAACGCTGTCTGCTTACATTGATCGACAGTTAACGCTGATGCAGAAGCATCTGAAAGGCTGGAAGCAAACCGAACGGGTGCCTGCTGTGCTAGGCAATAACCTGTTGCAGGGTGAATGTGTGCATGCCAGCTACCTGCGTGACGGTAAGCGGATTTTCCAGCAACAGGCGGTATTCAACACCTCTGAAAACCACGTTCTGGTATTCACAATGACCTGCACCGCGATACTAACGGCCGGGAACAATCAACAGTTCCAGGCTCTGCTTGCCAGCTTTTCTTTTAACACCTGA
- a CDS encoding phosphohydrolase yields the protein MSLTHWQQRYEHWLQLNWLHDDKAHDIAHLRRVWMSANRIMQNTEADPLVVLTACYFHDVVNLPKNHPERHLASTYAAEETRRILQQDFPDFPAALLDSVAHAVQAHSFSARITPHTLEAKIVQDADRLESLGAIGLARVFYTAGALGRPLFDNDDPLGRDRELDDVKWTLDHFQKKLLRLPETMQTETGRQLAEYNADFLVHYMAKLCAELQGNLTTPDESVLRDFSAIHA from the coding sequence ATGTCACTTACTCACTGGCAACAACGTTATGAGCACTGGCTGCAGCTGAACTGGCTGCATGACGATAAAGCCCATGATATCGCGCACCTGCGCCGCGTCTGGATGAGCGCAAACCGCATTATGCAGAACACGGAAGCCGATCCGCTGGTGGTGCTGACCGCCTGCTATTTTCACGATGTCGTTAACCTGCCGAAAAACCATCCCGAACGTCATCTCGCCTCTACCTATGCGGCAGAGGAGACGCGCCGCATTCTGCAGCAGGACTTCCCGGATTTCCCGGCGGCGCTGCTGGACAGCGTGGCGCACGCCGTGCAGGCCCACAGTTTCAGCGCGCGCATTACGCCCCATACGCTGGAAGCGAAGATTGTGCAGGATGCAGACCGGCTTGAATCCCTTGGGGCAATTGGTCTGGCACGGGTGTTCTACACCGCCGGCGCGCTGGGCCGGCCGCTGTTCGATAATGACGACCCGCTAGGCAGGGATCGGGAGCTGGATGACGTGAAGTGGACGCTGGACCATTTTCAGAAGAAACTGCTGCGCCTGCCGGAGACCATGCAGACAGAAACCGGCCGCCAGCTGGCGGAGTATAACGCCGATTTTCTGGTGCACTATATGGCAAAACTGTGCGCTGAACTGCAGGGCAATCTCACCACACCCGACGAATCGGTGTTAAGGGATTTCAGTGCCATACACGCGTAG
- a CDS encoding alpha/beta fold hydrolase has translation MLPYSIQGQGETTFVLMHYLGGSHRTWFPTLPYLDRDYRCVAINTPGFGDAAQAEGYDVAAMARQVDETIRALQLRKVILVGHSMTGKVALALAAQQPDYLTRLVLVAPSPPGPQPMSEQDRQAQAAYQGTRQEAEAFVDGACSARLPDALREVAIADAQSASLTAWHAWPLYGSREAWGDRIGRLTLPALMVLGSEDGNVPGVEAQRDIMRTHLPQGELEIIEGAGHLMPMQTPQALAERMLAFARRRF, from the coding sequence ATGCTGCCATACAGCATACAGGGGCAGGGCGAAACCACCTTTGTATTAATGCACTATCTGGGCGGGTCACACCGCACCTGGTTTCCCACGCTGCCGTATCTGGATCGCGACTATCGCTGCGTGGCGATCAACACGCCCGGCTTTGGCGATGCGGCACAGGCTGAAGGTTATGATGTTGCCGCCATGGCGCGACAGGTGGATGAAACCATTCGTGCGCTGCAGTTGCGGAAAGTGATTCTGGTCGGCCACTCAATGACCGGCAAAGTGGCGCTGGCGCTGGCGGCGCAGCAGCCCGACTATCTGACGCGGCTGGTGCTGGTAGCACCGTCGCCGCCCGGCCCGCAGCCGATGAGCGAACAGGATCGCCAGGCGCAGGCGGCCTATCAGGGCACGCGGCAGGAGGCAGAAGCCTTTGTCGACGGTGCCTGTTCAGCGCGGCTGCCGGATGCGCTGCGCGAGGTGGCCATTGCCGATGCGCAAAGCGCCAGCCTGACGGCGTGGCACGCCTGGCCGCTGTACGGCAGCCGTGAAGCGTGGGGCGACCGCATCGGCCGTCTTACTCTGCCAGCGCTGATGGTGCTGGGCAGCGAGGATGGCAACGTACCGGGAGTGGAGGCGCAGCGTGACATCATGCGCACGCATCTGCCACAGGGCGAACTGGAAATCATTGAGGGTGCCGGACATCTGATGCCGATGCAGACGCCGCAGGCGCTGGCCGAACGTATGCTGGCCTTTGCACGTCGCCGTTTTTAA